The Mus musculus strain C57BL/6J chromosome 2, GRCm38.p6 C57BL/6J genome has a window encoding:
- the Psma7 gene encoding proteasome subunit alpha type-7 isoform 2 (isoform 2 is encoded by transcript variant 2), translating to MAFAGLTADARIVINRARVECQSHRLTVEDPVTVEYITRYIASLKQRYTQSNGRRPFGISALIVGFDFDGTPRLYQTDPSGTYHAWKANAIGRGAKSVREFLEKNYTDDAIETDDLTIKLVIKALLEVVQSGGKNIELAVMRRDQPLKILNPEEIEKYVAEIEKEKEENEKKKQKKAS from the exons ATGGCCTTTGCAG GTCTCACCGCTGATGCAAGGATAGTCATCAACAGAGCCCGGGTAGAGTGCCAGAGCCACCGGCTGACAGTGGAGGACCCAGTGACTGTGGAGTACATCACCCGCTACATTGCGAGTCTGAAGCAG cgtTATACACAGAGCAATGGGCGCAGGCCATTTGGTATCTCGGCCCTAATTGTGGGTTTTGACTTTGATGGCACTCCCAGACTCTATCAGACTGACCCCTCGGGCACATACCATGCTTGGAAG GCCAATGCCATAGGCCGGGGCGCCAAGTCAGTGCGTGAATTTCTGGAGAAGAACTACACAGATGATGCCATTGAAACAGATGATCTGACCATCAAACTTGTGATCAAGGCACTGTTAGAG GTGGTCCAGTCAGGTGGCAAAAACATCGAACTTGCCGTCATGAGGCGGGATCAGCCGCTCAAG ATTCTAAATCCTGAAGAAATTGAGAAGTATGTTGCTGAAattgagaaggagaaagaagaaaatgaaaagaagaagcaaaagaaagcatcttga
- the Psma7 gene encoding proteasome subunit alpha type-7 isoform 1 (isoform 1 is encoded by transcript variant 1), with protein MSYDRAITVFSPDGHLFQVEYAQEAVKKGSTAVGVRGKDIVVLGVEKKSVAKLQDERTVRKICALDDNVCMAFAGLTADARIVINRARVECQSHRLTVEDPVTVEYITRYIASLKQRYTQSNGRRPFGISALIVGFDFDGTPRLYQTDPSGTYHAWKANAIGRGAKSVREFLEKNYTDDAIETDDLTIKLVIKALLEVVQSGGKNIELAVMRRDQPLKILNPEEIEKYVAEIEKEKEENEKKKQKKAS; from the exons ATGAGCTACGACCGCGCCATCACCGTCTTCTCGCCCGACGGCCACCTCTTCCAAGTGGAGTACGCGCAGGAGGCGGTCAAAAAGGGCTCCACCGCG GTTGGTGTTCGAGGAAAGGACATTGTTGTTCTTGgtgtggaaaaaaaatcagtggccaaGCTACAAGATGAAAGAACAGTACGAAAAATCTGCGCCTTGGACGATAACGTCTGTATGGCCTTTGCAG GTCTCACCGCTGATGCAAGGATAGTCATCAACAGAGCCCGGGTAGAGTGCCAGAGCCACCGGCTGACAGTGGAGGACCCAGTGACTGTGGAGTACATCACCCGCTACATTGCGAGTCTGAAGCAG cgtTATACACAGAGCAATGGGCGCAGGCCATTTGGTATCTCGGCCCTAATTGTGGGTTTTGACTTTGATGGCACTCCCAGACTCTATCAGACTGACCCCTCGGGCACATACCATGCTTGGAAG GCCAATGCCATAGGCCGGGGCGCCAAGTCAGTGCGTGAATTTCTGGAGAAGAACTACACAGATGATGCCATTGAAACAGATGATCTGACCATCAAACTTGTGATCAAGGCACTGTTAGAG GTGGTCCAGTCAGGTGGCAAAAACATCGAACTTGCCGTCATGAGGCGGGATCAGCCGCTCAAG ATTCTAAATCCTGAAGAAATTGAGAAGTATGTTGCTGAAattgagaaggagaaagaagaaaatgaaaagaagaagcaaaagaaagcatcttga
- the Ss18l1 gene encoding calcium-responsive transactivator translates to MSVAFASARPRGKGEVTQQTIQKMLDENHHLIQCILDYQSKGKTAECTQYQQILHRNLVYLATIADSNQNMQSLLPAPPTQNMNLGPGALSQSGSSQGLHPQGSLSDTVSTGLPPASLMQGQIGNGPNHVSMQQTAQSTLPTTSMSLSGSGHGTGPGYSHSGPTSQSVPMQGQGAISNYVSRTNINMQSNPVSMMHQQAATSHYNSAQGGSQHYQGQAPIAMMGQGGQGGSMMGQRPMAPYRPSQQGSSQQYLGQEEYYSEQYSHSQGSAEPMSQQYYPDGHGDYAYQQSSYTEQSYDRSFEDPTQHYYEGGNSQYSQQQAGYQQGTAQQQTYSQQQYPNQQSYPGQQQGYGPAQGAPSQYSSYQQGQGQQYGSYRTSQTGPSAQQQRPYGYEQGQYGNYQQ, encoded by the exons ATGTCCGTGGCCTTCGCGTCGGCGCGGccgagaggcaaaggggaggtcaCTCAGCAGACCATCCAGAAG ATGCTGGATGAGAACCACCACCTGATCCAGTGCATCCTGGACTACCAGAGCAAGGGCAAGACCGCCGAGTGCACGCA GTACCAGCAGATCCTGCACCGGAACCTGGTCTACCTAGCCACCATAGCAGACTCCAATCAGAACATGCAGTCCCTGCTTCCCGCG CCTCCAACACAGAACATGAACCTCGGGCCCGGAGCACTGAGTCAGAGTGGTTCCAGCCAGGGCCTGCACCCCCAGGGCAGCCTCAGCGATACCGTCAGCACAGGCCTGCCCCCCGCCTCCCTCATGCAGGGCCAGATCGGTAACG GTCCAAACCACGTGTCCATGCAGCAGACGGCTCAGAGCACACTGCCCACAACCTCCATGAGCTTGTCAGGCAGTGGCCATGGTACTGGCCCTGGGTACAGCCACTCGGGGCCTACCTCGCAGAGTGTCCCCATGCAAGGCCAAGGTGCCATCAGCAACTATGTGTCTCGGACCAACATCAACATGCAGTCTAACCCAG TCTCCATGATGCACCAGCAGGCAGCCACGTCCCACTACAACTCAGCACAGGGTGGAAGCCAGCATTACCAGGGCCAGGCACCCATTGCCATGATGGGCCAGGGTGGCCAAGGAGGCAGCATGATGGGGCAGCGGCCCATGGCGCCCTACAGACCCTCCCAGCAAG GCTCTTCCCAGCAGTACCTGGGCCAAGAGGAGTACTACAGCGAACAGTACAGCCACAGCCAGGGCTCCGCAGAGCCCATGAGTCAACAGTACTACCCGGATG GCCACGGTGACTACGCCTATCAGCAGTCGTCCTACACAGAGCAGAGCTACGACCGCTCCTTTGAGGATCCCACACAGCACTACTACGAGGGGG GAAACTCCCAGTACAGTCAGCAGCAGGCTGGGTACCAGCAGGGCACAGCACAGCAGCAGACCTACTCCCAGCAACAGTATCCCAACCAGCAGAGCTACCCGGGGCAGCAGCAGGGCTACG GTCCTGCCCAGGGAGCCCCCTCACAGTACTCAAGCTACCAGCAAGGACAAGGTCAGCAGTATGGAAGCTACAGAACATCGCAGACGGGACCTTCTGCCCAGCAGCAGCGGCCTTACGGCTATGAACAG
- the Ss18l1 gene encoding calcium-responsive transactivator isoform X1, whose product MLDENHHLIQCILDYQSKGKTAECTQYQQILHRNLVYLATIADSNQNMQSLLPAPPTQNMNLGPGALSQSGSSQGLHPQGSLSDTVSTGLPPASLMQGQIGNGPNHVSMQQTAQSTLPTTSMSLSGSGHGTGPGYSHSGPTSQSVPMQGQGAISNYVSRTNINMQSNPVSMMHQQAATSHYNSAQGGSQHYQGQAPIAMMGQGGQGGSMMGQRPMAPYRPSQQGSSQQYLGQEEYYSEQYSHSQGSAEPMSQQYYPDGHGDYAYQQSSYTEQSYDRSFEDPTQHYYEGGNSQYSQQQAGYQQGTAQQQTYSQQQYPNQQSYPGQQQGYGPAQGAPSQYSSYQQGQGQQYGSYRTSQTGPSAQQQRPYGYEQGQYGNYQQ is encoded by the exons ATGCTGGATGAGAACCACCACCTGATCCAGTGCATCCTGGACTACCAGAGCAAGGGCAAGACCGCCGAGTGCACGCA GTACCAGCAGATCCTGCACCGGAACCTGGTCTACCTAGCCACCATAGCAGACTCCAATCAGAACATGCAGTCCCTGCTTCCCGCG CCTCCAACACAGAACATGAACCTCGGGCCCGGAGCACTGAGTCAGAGTGGTTCCAGCCAGGGCCTGCACCCCCAGGGCAGCCTCAGCGATACCGTCAGCACAGGCCTGCCCCCCGCCTCCCTCATGCAGGGCCAGATCGGTAACG GTCCAAACCACGTGTCCATGCAGCAGACGGCTCAGAGCACACTGCCCACAACCTCCATGAGCTTGTCAGGCAGTGGCCATGGTACTGGCCCTGGGTACAGCCACTCGGGGCCTACCTCGCAGAGTGTCCCCATGCAAGGCCAAGGTGCCATCAGCAACTATGTGTCTCGGACCAACATCAACATGCAGTCTAACCCAG TCTCCATGATGCACCAGCAGGCAGCCACGTCCCACTACAACTCAGCACAGGGTGGAAGCCAGCATTACCAGGGCCAGGCACCCATTGCCATGATGGGCCAGGGTGGCCAAGGAGGCAGCATGATGGGGCAGCGGCCCATGGCGCCCTACAGACCCTCCCAGCAAG GCTCTTCCCAGCAGTACCTGGGCCAAGAGGAGTACTACAGCGAACAGTACAGCCACAGCCAGGGCTCCGCAGAGCCCATGAGTCAACAGTACTACCCGGATG GCCACGGTGACTACGCCTATCAGCAGTCGTCCTACACAGAGCAGAGCTACGACCGCTCCTTTGAGGATCCCACACAGCACTACTACGAGGGGG GAAACTCCCAGTACAGTCAGCAGCAGGCTGGGTACCAGCAGGGCACAGCACAGCAGCAGACCTACTCCCAGCAACAGTATCCCAACCAGCAGAGCTACCCGGGGCAGCAGCAGGGCTACG GTCCTGCCCAGGGAGCCCCCTCACAGTACTCAAGCTACCAGCAAGGACAAGGTCAGCAGTATGGAAGCTACAGAACATCGCAGACGGGACCTTCTGCCCAGCAGCAGCGGCCTTACGGCTATGAACAG
- the Ss18l1 gene encoding calcium-responsive transactivator isoform X2 — MQQTAQSTLPTTSMSLSGSGHGTGPGYSHSGPTSQSVPMQGQGAISNYVSRTNINMQSNPVSMMHQQAATSHYNSAQGGSQHYQGQAPIAMMGQGGQGGSMMGQRPMAPYRPSQQGSSQQYLGQEEYYSEQYSHSQGSAEPMSQQYYPDGHGDYAYQQSSYTEQSYDRSFEDPTQHYYEGGNSQYSQQQAGYQQGTAQQQTYSQQQYPNQQSYPGQQQGYGPAQGAPSQYSSYQQGQGQQYGSYRTSQTGPSAQQQRPYGYEQGQYGNYQQ, encoded by the exons ATGCAGCAGACGGCTCAGAGCACACTGCCCACAACCTCCATGAGCTTGTCAGGCAGTGGCCATGGTACTGGCCCTGGGTACAGCCACTCGGGGCCTACCTCGCAGAGTGTCCCCATGCAAGGCCAAGGTGCCATCAGCAACTATGTGTCTCGGACCAACATCAACATGCAGTCTAACCCAG TCTCCATGATGCACCAGCAGGCAGCCACGTCCCACTACAACTCAGCACAGGGTGGAAGCCAGCATTACCAGGGCCAGGCACCCATTGCCATGATGGGCCAGGGTGGCCAAGGAGGCAGCATGATGGGGCAGCGGCCCATGGCGCCCTACAGACCCTCCCAGCAAG GCTCTTCCCAGCAGTACCTGGGCCAAGAGGAGTACTACAGCGAACAGTACAGCCACAGCCAGGGCTCCGCAGAGCCCATGAGTCAACAGTACTACCCGGATG GCCACGGTGACTACGCCTATCAGCAGTCGTCCTACACAGAGCAGAGCTACGACCGCTCCTTTGAGGATCCCACACAGCACTACTACGAGGGGG GAAACTCCCAGTACAGTCAGCAGCAGGCTGGGTACCAGCAGGGCACAGCACAGCAGCAGACCTACTCCCAGCAACAGTATCCCAACCAGCAGAGCTACCCGGGGCAGCAGCAGGGCTACG GTCCTGCCCAGGGAGCCCCCTCACAGTACTCAAGCTACCAGCAAGGACAAGGTCAGCAGTATGGAAGCTACAGAACATCGCAGACGGGACCTTCTGCCCAGCAGCAGCGGCCTTACGGCTATGAACAG